In Solanum pennellii chromosome 7, SPENNV200, the following are encoded in one genomic region:
- the LOC107024232 gene encoding ATP-dependent DNA helicase Q-like 3 isoform X1, translating to MNKSLLPLQSNCGRQKNVIGKEALVKLLRWHFGHSDFRGKQLEAIEAVLSGRDCFCLMPTGGGKSMCYQVPALTKPGIVLVVSPLIALMENQVSTLKEKRIPAEFLSSTQTVQVKNKIYEDLESGKPAVRLLYVTPELIATSGFMSKMTKIHARGLLNLIAVDEAHCISSWGHDFRPSYRKLSSLRSHFPNVPVLALTATAVPKVQKDVIESLNLQNPLVLKSSFNRPNIYYEVRYKDLLDDPYADVCKLLKSCGNVCAIIYCLERTMCDDLAIHITSSGISCAAYHAGLNNKMRSSVLDDWISSKTQVVVATVAFGMGIDRKDVRVVCHFNIPKSMEGFYQESGRAGRDQLPSRSVLYYGVDDRRKMEFILNNTKRSKDESSSLQDKSSKKSLDDFKQMVEYCEGSGCRRKMILENFKEMVPDSLCEKSCDVCKHPNLVTSNLEQLKTATAFRQRGGSSRIYMTSGSSLNAGEQLSEFWNRDDEASGSEEDISESDDSLDAAKNVASSKTSAKLRLQDKMDLLQRAEENYYQNKSHDKQVNKLDKNAIPEKLREAGKQRLLNAIKQNQQMVNDSRIDIDKSVIFLENECYKKYGKSGKSFYLSQMASTARWLSTAGPMELVNKLSSSSTATPPENVTSIADCSPASSNLSVPISARANDEEVHDNAGSQDPIRSPASPLHGSASAKLPPILSFSQFINSGKAKGNLASASKRQSPDRGKNKLEKRMRFQ from the exons ATGAACAAATCACTATTACCCTTGCAAAGTAATTGTGGACGTCAGAAGAATGTGATTGGGAAGGAAGCTTTAGTCAAACTATTGAGATGGCATTTTGGACATTCTGATTTCAGGGGGAAGCAATTGGAAGCTATTGAAGCTGTGTTATCAG GAAGGGATTGCTTTTGCCTCATGCCAACTGGTGGAGGGAAATCCATGTGCTATCAGGTCCCCGCTTTGACAAAACCAGGAATTGTGCTTGTTGTTAGTCCTTTGATAG CTCTCATG GAAAATCAAGTTTcaacattgaaagaaaaaaggatTCCTGCTGAATTTCTTTCTTCAACCCAGACAGTTCAAGTGAAAAACAAG ATATACGAGGACCTCGAATCTGGGAAGCCAGCTGTAAGGTTACTGTACGTGACACCAGAATTAATTGCGACATCTGGATTTATGTCAAAAATGACAAAGATTCATGCTAGAGGATTGTTAAATCTCATTGCCGTTGATGAG GCACATTGCATCTCTTCATGGGGCCATGACTTCAG GCCTAGCTATCGGAAGCTTTCTTCACTGAGAAGTCATTTCCCAAATGTACCAGTATTGGCTTTGACAGCAACTGCTGTCCCTAA AGTTCAGAAAGATGTCATAGAGTCATTGAATTTGCAAAACCCTCTAGTCCTGAAATCATCGTTCAACCGGCCAAATATCTATTATGAAG TTCGCTATAAAGACCTTTTGGATGATCCATATGCTGACGTGTGTAAATTACTAAAATCTTGTGGAAATGTGTGCGCTATTATTTATTGTCTGGAACGTACTATGTGTGATGATCTTGCGATCCATATAACCAGCAGCGGCATTTCTTGTGCTG CTTATCATGCTGGGCTGAACAATAAAATGCGGAGCTCTGTCTTGGATGACTGGATTTCTTCAAAAACACAAGTGGTTGTTGCAACTGTAGCTTTTGG GATG gGTATAGATAGAAAGGATGTCAGAGTGGTCTGTCACTTCAATATTCCCAAATCAATGGAAGGCTTCTATCAAGAGTCAGGTAGAGCTGGACGTGATCAGTTGCCTTCCAGAAGTGTACTGTATTATGGAGTGGATGACCGTAGGAAAATG GAGTTTATTTTAAACAATACTAAAAGGAGTAAGGATGAGTCCTCAAGCTTGCAAGATAAATCTTCGAAGAAGTCCCTGGACGACTTCAAACAG ATGGTTGAGTATTGTGAAGGGTCTGGTTGTCGTAGGAAAATGATACTTGAGAACTTTAAGGAGATG GTACCTGATTCTTTATGTGAAAAATCATGTGATGTGTGCAAGCATCCTAATCTAGTTACAAGTAACTTGGAGCAACTTAAAACTGCAACTGCTTTTCGGCAGAGAGGTGGATCTTCAAGAATATATATGACCAG TGGTTCAAGTCTTAATGCCGGAGAACAATTGTCAGAATTCTGGAACCGTGATGATGAAGCAAGTGGATCAGAAGAAGATATATCTGAATCTGATG ATTCTCTGGATGCTGCAAAGAATGTCGCTTCATCAAAAACATCCGCAAAGCTCAGGTTGCAAGATAAAATGGATTTGCTGCAGCGTGCAGAAGAGAATTATTATCAGAACAAAAGCCATGATAAGCAG GTCAATAAACTTGACAAGAATGCCATACCTGAAAAACTCAGGGAAGCAGGCAAGCAGAGATTGCTGAATGCAATAAAGCAAAACCAGCAGATGGTCAACGATTCGAG GATTGACATTGATAAATCCgtaattttccttgaaaatgaATGTTATAAGAAGTATGGCAAAAGTGGAAAGTCTTTCTATTTATCACAAATGGCAAGTACAGCTAGGTGGCTTTCTACAGCAGGTCCGATGGAATTGGTGAATAAGCTCAGCAGTTCTAGTACTGCTACTCCTCCTGAGAATGTAACATCCATAGCCGACTGCAGTCCAGCATCATCAAATCTTTCGGTGCCTATATCAGCAAGGGCTAATGACGAAGAAGTCCATGACAACGCTGGATCACAAGATCCAATAAGATCACCAGCCTCACCCTTGCATGGATCTGCAAGTGCAAAGTTACCACCCATCCTGTCTTTCTCTCAGTTTATCAACAGTGGGAAGGCAAAGGGGAACCTTGCATCTGCATCAAAGAGGCAATCACCCGATAGAGGTAAAAATAAGTTAGAGAAGAGGATGAGATTTCAATAG
- the LOC107024232 gene encoding ATP-dependent DNA helicase Q-like 3 isoform X3: protein MSKMTKIHARGLLNLIAVDEAHCISSWGHDFRPSYRKLSSLRSHFPNVPVLALTATAVPKVQKDVIESLNLQNPLVLKSSFNRPNIYYEVRYKDLLDDPYADVCKLLKSCGNVCAIIYCLERTMCDDLAIHITSSGISCAAYHAGLNNKMRSSVLDDWISSKTQVVVATVAFGMGIDRKDVRVVCHFNIPKSMEGFYQESGRAGRDQLPSRSVLYYGVDDRRKMEFILNNTKRSKDESSSLQDKSSKKSLDDFKQMVEYCEGSGCRRKMILENFKEMVPDSLCEKSCDVCKHPNLVTSNLEQLKTATAFRQRGGSSRIYMTSGSSLNAGEQLSEFWNRDDEASGSEEDISESDDSLDAAKNVASSKTSAKLRLQDKMDLLQRAEENYYQNKSHDKQVNKLDKNAIPEKLREAGKQRLLNAIKQNQQMVNDSRIDIDKSVIFLENECYKKYGKSGKSFYLSQMASTARWLSTAGPMELVNKLSSSSTATPPENVTSIADCSPASSNLSVPISARANDEEVHDNAGSQDPIRSPASPLHGSASAKLPPILSFSQFINSGKAKGNLASASKRQSPDRGKNKLEKRMRFQ, encoded by the exons ATGTCAAAAATGACAAAGATTCATGCTAGAGGATTGTTAAATCTCATTGCCGTTGATGAG GCACATTGCATCTCTTCATGGGGCCATGACTTCAG GCCTAGCTATCGGAAGCTTTCTTCACTGAGAAGTCATTTCCCAAATGTACCAGTATTGGCTTTGACAGCAACTGCTGTCCCTAA AGTTCAGAAAGATGTCATAGAGTCATTGAATTTGCAAAACCCTCTAGTCCTGAAATCATCGTTCAACCGGCCAAATATCTATTATGAAG TTCGCTATAAAGACCTTTTGGATGATCCATATGCTGACGTGTGTAAATTACTAAAATCTTGTGGAAATGTGTGCGCTATTATTTATTGTCTGGAACGTACTATGTGTGATGATCTTGCGATCCATATAACCAGCAGCGGCATTTCTTGTGCTG CTTATCATGCTGGGCTGAACAATAAAATGCGGAGCTCTGTCTTGGATGACTGGATTTCTTCAAAAACACAAGTGGTTGTTGCAACTGTAGCTTTTGG GATG gGTATAGATAGAAAGGATGTCAGAGTGGTCTGTCACTTCAATATTCCCAAATCAATGGAAGGCTTCTATCAAGAGTCAGGTAGAGCTGGACGTGATCAGTTGCCTTCCAGAAGTGTACTGTATTATGGAGTGGATGACCGTAGGAAAATG GAGTTTATTTTAAACAATACTAAAAGGAGTAAGGATGAGTCCTCAAGCTTGCAAGATAAATCTTCGAAGAAGTCCCTGGACGACTTCAAACAG ATGGTTGAGTATTGTGAAGGGTCTGGTTGTCGTAGGAAAATGATACTTGAGAACTTTAAGGAGATG GTACCTGATTCTTTATGTGAAAAATCATGTGATGTGTGCAAGCATCCTAATCTAGTTACAAGTAACTTGGAGCAACTTAAAACTGCAACTGCTTTTCGGCAGAGAGGTGGATCTTCAAGAATATATATGACCAG TGGTTCAAGTCTTAATGCCGGAGAACAATTGTCAGAATTCTGGAACCGTGATGATGAAGCAAGTGGATCAGAAGAAGATATATCTGAATCTGATG ATTCTCTGGATGCTGCAAAGAATGTCGCTTCATCAAAAACATCCGCAAAGCTCAGGTTGCAAGATAAAATGGATTTGCTGCAGCGTGCAGAAGAGAATTATTATCAGAACAAAAGCCATGATAAGCAG GTCAATAAACTTGACAAGAATGCCATACCTGAAAAACTCAGGGAAGCAGGCAAGCAGAGATTGCTGAATGCAATAAAGCAAAACCAGCAGATGGTCAACGATTCGAG GATTGACATTGATAAATCCgtaattttccttgaaaatgaATGTTATAAGAAGTATGGCAAAAGTGGAAAGTCTTTCTATTTATCACAAATGGCAAGTACAGCTAGGTGGCTTTCTACAGCAGGTCCGATGGAATTGGTGAATAAGCTCAGCAGTTCTAGTACTGCTACTCCTCCTGAGAATGTAACATCCATAGCCGACTGCAGTCCAGCATCATCAAATCTTTCGGTGCCTATATCAGCAAGGGCTAATGACGAAGAAGTCCATGACAACGCTGGATCACAAGATCCAATAAGATCACCAGCCTCACCCTTGCATGGATCTGCAAGTGCAAAGTTACCACCCATCCTGTCTTTCTCTCAGTTTATCAACAGTGGGAAGGCAAAGGGGAACCTTGCATCTGCATCAAAGAGGCAATCACCCGATAGAGGTAAAAATAAGTTAGAGAAGAGGATGAGATTTCAATAG
- the LOC107024232 gene encoding ATP-dependent DNA helicase Q-like 3 isoform X2: MNKSLLPLQSNCGRQKNVIGKEALVKLLRWHFGHSDFRGKQLEAIEAVLSGRDCFCLMPTGGGKSMCYQVPALTKPGIVLVVSPLIALMENQVSTLKEKRIPAEFLSSTQTVQVKNKIYEDLESGKPAVRLLYVTPELIATSGFMSKMTKIHARGLLNLIAVDEAHCISSWGHDFRPSYRKLSSLRSHFPNVPVLALTATAVPKVQKDVIESLNLQNPLVLKSSFNRPNIYYEVRYKDLLDDPYADVCKLLKSCGNVCAIIYCLERTMCDDLAIHITSSGISCAVVVATVAFGMGIDRKDVRVVCHFNIPKSMEGFYQESGRAGRDQLPSRSVLYYGVDDRRKMEFILNNTKRSKDESSSLQDKSSKKSLDDFKQMVEYCEGSGCRRKMILENFKEMVPDSLCEKSCDVCKHPNLVTSNLEQLKTATAFRQRGGSSRIYMTSGSSLNAGEQLSEFWNRDDEASGSEEDISESDDSLDAAKNVASSKTSAKLRLQDKMDLLQRAEENYYQNKSHDKQVNKLDKNAIPEKLREAGKQRLLNAIKQNQQMVNDSRIDIDKSVIFLENECYKKYGKSGKSFYLSQMASTARWLSTAGPMELVNKLSSSSTATPPENVTSIADCSPASSNLSVPISARANDEEVHDNAGSQDPIRSPASPLHGSASAKLPPILSFSQFINSGKAKGNLASASKRQSPDRGKNKLEKRMRFQ, from the exons ATGAACAAATCACTATTACCCTTGCAAAGTAATTGTGGACGTCAGAAGAATGTGATTGGGAAGGAAGCTTTAGTCAAACTATTGAGATGGCATTTTGGACATTCTGATTTCAGGGGGAAGCAATTGGAAGCTATTGAAGCTGTGTTATCAG GAAGGGATTGCTTTTGCCTCATGCCAACTGGTGGAGGGAAATCCATGTGCTATCAGGTCCCCGCTTTGACAAAACCAGGAATTGTGCTTGTTGTTAGTCCTTTGATAG CTCTCATG GAAAATCAAGTTTcaacattgaaagaaaaaaggatTCCTGCTGAATTTCTTTCTTCAACCCAGACAGTTCAAGTGAAAAACAAG ATATACGAGGACCTCGAATCTGGGAAGCCAGCTGTAAGGTTACTGTACGTGACACCAGAATTAATTGCGACATCTGGATTTATGTCAAAAATGACAAAGATTCATGCTAGAGGATTGTTAAATCTCATTGCCGTTGATGAG GCACATTGCATCTCTTCATGGGGCCATGACTTCAG GCCTAGCTATCGGAAGCTTTCTTCACTGAGAAGTCATTTCCCAAATGTACCAGTATTGGCTTTGACAGCAACTGCTGTCCCTAA AGTTCAGAAAGATGTCATAGAGTCATTGAATTTGCAAAACCCTCTAGTCCTGAAATCATCGTTCAACCGGCCAAATATCTATTATGAAG TTCGCTATAAAGACCTTTTGGATGATCCATATGCTGACGTGTGTAAATTACTAAAATCTTGTGGAAATGTGTGCGCTATTATTTATTGTCTGGAACGTACTATGTGTGATGATCTTGCGATCCATATAACCAGCAGCGGCATTTCTTGTGCTG TGGTTGTTGCAACTGTAGCTTTTGG GATG gGTATAGATAGAAAGGATGTCAGAGTGGTCTGTCACTTCAATATTCCCAAATCAATGGAAGGCTTCTATCAAGAGTCAGGTAGAGCTGGACGTGATCAGTTGCCTTCCAGAAGTGTACTGTATTATGGAGTGGATGACCGTAGGAAAATG GAGTTTATTTTAAACAATACTAAAAGGAGTAAGGATGAGTCCTCAAGCTTGCAAGATAAATCTTCGAAGAAGTCCCTGGACGACTTCAAACAG ATGGTTGAGTATTGTGAAGGGTCTGGTTGTCGTAGGAAAATGATACTTGAGAACTTTAAGGAGATG GTACCTGATTCTTTATGTGAAAAATCATGTGATGTGTGCAAGCATCCTAATCTAGTTACAAGTAACTTGGAGCAACTTAAAACTGCAACTGCTTTTCGGCAGAGAGGTGGATCTTCAAGAATATATATGACCAG TGGTTCAAGTCTTAATGCCGGAGAACAATTGTCAGAATTCTGGAACCGTGATGATGAAGCAAGTGGATCAGAAGAAGATATATCTGAATCTGATG ATTCTCTGGATGCTGCAAAGAATGTCGCTTCATCAAAAACATCCGCAAAGCTCAGGTTGCAAGATAAAATGGATTTGCTGCAGCGTGCAGAAGAGAATTATTATCAGAACAAAAGCCATGATAAGCAG GTCAATAAACTTGACAAGAATGCCATACCTGAAAAACTCAGGGAAGCAGGCAAGCAGAGATTGCTGAATGCAATAAAGCAAAACCAGCAGATGGTCAACGATTCGAG GATTGACATTGATAAATCCgtaattttccttgaaaatgaATGTTATAAGAAGTATGGCAAAAGTGGAAAGTCTTTCTATTTATCACAAATGGCAAGTACAGCTAGGTGGCTTTCTACAGCAGGTCCGATGGAATTGGTGAATAAGCTCAGCAGTTCTAGTACTGCTACTCCTCCTGAGAATGTAACATCCATAGCCGACTGCAGTCCAGCATCATCAAATCTTTCGGTGCCTATATCAGCAAGGGCTAATGACGAAGAAGTCCATGACAACGCTGGATCACAAGATCCAATAAGATCACCAGCCTCACCCTTGCATGGATCTGCAAGTGCAAAGTTACCACCCATCCTGTCTTTCTCTCAGTTTATCAACAGTGGGAAGGCAAAGGGGAACCTTGCATCTGCATCAAAGAGGCAATCACCCGATAGAGGTAAAAATAAGTTAGAGAAGAGGATGAGATTTCAATAG